agagattgtaacccgaggacatgtagcagtggaaagagttccatccgaagataacattgcagatgcaCTAACAAAGCcgctgtctcagattgtctttgagcatcacaggggtctgatggggatcagatacataggtgattggctttaggtcaagtgggagattgctagtcataggtgctcagcaagccaatcacgtgagtgatggcacgtgtgacttgatacaaaatctttttgcttattatattttggcgtatatcactttataactattgcatatgtgcatatatatattgtgatgtccttggatttgtgcaatgggaatcggatcgtgatgagatcacgataatgagatcgattcacctttaaacacatatcctaaataatcccggtcataggttactcgagagggacatcgtgataaccggatagaatgGTGTGTtgaatacccgtccatatgatggatgcagctggtctcatagctgctcgtatagggacactagggatacagtacaggtgctcattagagaatgagttcactgcttgatccgcttacggaatgctggatgattgatgatgccttattgtcaaacagcgattccgtagtcctagtggtgtatctggtccttagacttgagacaccaaggatgtcctgtatgagtgctccactctttgataccagacttataggtttggctgtcccagatctagtacaactggtcattgggagtggtagtcgaccttacgagggctattgagtgtcgatagaggatcatccactctcggcgtcatgagaggaatatcccatgtattcttgctcagacaaatcccttgccagggtcattcgggttgagagagaaagagttctccgggagaatccgattagagcgagactcgagtagaaaccgtatgggtctaacaacaccatgctcgatatacggtctctgggatattagaaggatgagggattataggtacacggtaactgaggatagacaggtccaatggattggattcccctgtatcgtttggggactacggcgtagtggcctagtacttccgtagtcgatgagtcaagtgaattattacagagataataattcactgagttagaaggagttctgacaggtatgactcatagccagctcgatattgggcctagagggtcacacacatatggtaggcattgcgatgagtagaggttcagatatgagatatccgacggagcccttatcttattggatgcagatccaatacccactaggggagaacccattagggtttgacaggggatctctataaataggagggattcaaagcctcataggctagagcctttgcttgcctttcctattctcctcttcctctccacctcagagcaggcctggagttttgaggagcgtcgtcgcaaccctgctgtgtggatcaccgctagagaggaggacgcttgacctccttcaccctctcctaaggatctgcaaggaaacatggatatatgatctccctaggtaatacaacctactctatatgcagttttaagtttcgtagattttgtgcaccaatcttcgcacaacgacgaacatctctttgggaatcggggattttgttttcttgttcttccgctgcgcatgtgatgtcgcccccaagatttcccaacacagagccacctgcaggggcagcggTGCTCGTACCCACTCGCGGGGGCACCCACCTACAAGGGTGGCACCGCCCCCGGGCTAGGGTGGTACCCCCTCCCCCCAGCGTCGTGGCCATCGCTAACAAGGTGGCGACAGCTACACCACAACGcagtagtgttaggatcaagagcactaaaaggggggggggggggtgggtgggggttgaattagtgcagtgaaaaacttttgtcggttcaaaaagactttgtACAAAAACTgtttcgaaaagatctttaacttgagagcaaacgaaagtatagttgatgtaaagtaacggaggcagtttgtagttaagataaagagcataatgtaaatgcaaccCGAGAttaagagtggttcggtcaatcttgacctacatccacttttggcttcctcctccgatgaggtcaccgatatccactagaggccttccttcaataggcgatggccaaccactcttttacagctttccttcttttaacgggcttaggagacaacccttacaagttttcactcctctcttgaatgatcaagacttagaaagaaaagagggagaggaactctagccttttacaatacttttaagctctcaaatacttagaataaaagtaagctttcggttacatttcatacaggaaagggtggggtttttataggctacaatcagtttgaattcggagcttaaaagtgtttattccctgatttccggggtcctggaggtaccaccgccataactaggtggtactatcgcctgtcatctctcactaagcggtactaccgctcaatctaagtggtactatcgcctaacattgctcggagaccgagctcaggcggtaccatcgcctaacaggggcggtaccactacttgacaggggcggtactaccacccagaactcctaggagattgagtctcctgggcagtgccaccgttggcctTGGCAGTGCTACCGTCGAccttggcggtgctaccaccggccaggaattctgggtttgAATGGGCTGatcaattcgacccaatttgggtttgccaagggcctagttggccccagattaagttaatgggatcacctcccaatcctaacttaatctacatgctaactatgacaattaagacatcaatactgcagatcgtgttctagtgcgtcaatcgcttcttctggtgaacttccggtgaacatccaacgaaccctcggcgatgctccggtggactcctggcaaattcctggacttcgcgacgatcctcttggcgagttccgatgagcttctttggcaagttcctagacttcttggattattcttgcagaacctccgatgaacgtccggacttccgatgaactctcaaacccccaatatgatattggtcttgactccggtttaacacctgctacatgtcttattgccatcgtagttaatcctgtacacttatcttaacatacggattagataaccaaatgataattgatttcatcatcaaaatccgagattcaacaatctccccctttttgatgatgacaatcaattgatgatagagttaatcttaactccccttatctgtatgtcatacttgagataagtcattcttgaattcaaagcctttgaattcaagagacatattgataagttaagttcattcaaacttatcaatacccccatcatgattcctatcatgatgtatttttctaaaaattatgtcaagactcgacatccattttcaagtcttatatttcatatgtgaaagatagcaatcgtagcaattcatcatatgacaagatatcaatttgtaagattacgatgtaagctctagatatcttaacatgatgcaaatatggcaatcatagcaattcatcatatggtaagatatcaacattgtaaaattataatgtaagctttagatatcttatcattaatgcaaatatttcaagtgtatagcaattcattctatcatcaaatatatatatagcaattcattctatcatcaatttaccatatatttctccccctttatcatcaacaaaaaggagagcgattcaacaataagtgtggtaaagatacatgtcataaaaagattcatgtcattttttcaacaataagtgataagataccattcatacaaattatttttcgagcaatcatgacatggtatcattcaaaagtccactaaggagatagctttcattacttcttccttatttgtcattaacattttgcatcaaggagaaaagccattgtgaactaactttgaatgaagttaaaaatgataagagattaaatcatgcttcatttttacaagaatcaagatatacatgtgaaattaaattcttgaaagtgttcattaaaaaaaagtcttccttcatcaagaaggaattcatttcatcaaatccatttctcgattaaaaatcatttttcacaaggtaaatccatgagagatgcatttgttaatcaattccatatgtcaaaaatcatggagcattgatatgaaataaacttgatatgacataggctcatgaaagcaccattcaagaaatatatttaatccggaagagaaatacaaaataatgcattgttaggatcaagaaagtccaaaaatgaagtttaacaaattcatgcattcggacaaagttttgctaTAGCTTTTCaagtacaatcatgaaggtaaaacattcttatcatcatggaaatcaagacacacaatttctaacatgttattgaagcatatagtcatgtaaaattcgtatcataagattttcaacattaagtgattgatcatagaatcaagaaagttcgagaaaccaatttaataagttcatgcattcagacaaatcaacattcctaattctcttctaatgaaatcaaattgtactttacttaaaggctttgtaaaaatatcagctagttgatgtttagtatcaatgaactctataattacatcatgattagtgacatgatctcatacaaaatgatgtctaatatcaatatgctttgttcttgagtgttgaatgagattctttgttaaacatattgtacttgttttatcacatttaatgagaatatttttaagatgaattttataatcttctaaggtgtcttttatccacacaacttgtgcacagcatgcactagttacaatatactcagcttcggttgttgatagtgcaatcgagttttgttcttggatgaccaggaaacaagggcatatcctaaaaattgacatgttcctgatgtgttttttctatctagtctacatctagcaaaatccacatcagcataagcaattaactcaaaattcttggattttggataccataatcctagatttgtgattcctttaagatatttaagtattcttttaactactttgagatgagaaatcttaggattagattgaaacctagcacaaagtcctacactaaatatgatattcagtctagttgttgtgaggtaaagtaaacttcctatcatacccctataagttttttgatcaaagctttctccactttcatcaatttctaacttagtggaggtgcttataggagtgttgatagctttcgagctatctatattaaacatttttagcaaatctaaagcatattttgtttgactaataaatatgtcattacttagttgtttgatttataaacctaaaaagaaggttaattctcctatcaaactcatttcaaattcaaggctcatacttttagtaaaagatttacaaagagatttgttcatagaaccgaagataatatcatcaacataaatttgaacaatgagaaaattatttttaaaattttttataaacaatgtagtattgaccttgcctttagagaaattattttcaataagaaatgaactaagtctctcataccaagcccttggggcttgttttgaaccatagagagctttagttaatttaaacacttgattagggagactattattctcaaatccaggaggttgttcaatataaacttcttcagaaataaatccattaagaaaagttcttttaacattcatttgaaacaacttaaaattattactactagcataggcaaggagcatccttatggcttctaatcgagccacaagagcgaaggtttcttcgtaatcgataccttcttcttggttgaaacctttagccactaatctagccttatttctaatcatgatactagattcatctttcttgtttctaaaggcccatttagtaccaataactaaatggtcatttggcctaggaacaagtttccacaccttatttctctcaaattgatttaactcatcttgtattgcgataatctatgaatcatctttcatggctttgtcaatacatttaggttcaatttgggggaGAAAAGTGgtattgacacaaaaatttttaagagaacgtgtttgaacccccttagatgtgtctcctatgattagctccttaggatgagcatctacatacttctaatccttgggtaaggatgtttcagaagtcgatgcatctaagttgctagttggacttatcctacatacttctaatccttgtgtaaggatgtttcggaagtggatgcatccaagttgctagttggagaaggggtttcatttaacttcaaggaatcgaaattaacatcatcatcaaaatcatttttcttgatttcaaaaatctcattgaaaacaacatgaatggattcttctataattaaagttattttattgaagatatgaaatgctttagaaatcgaggaataaccaagaaaaatttcttcatcggatttagcatcaaattttcctaaggcatctttttcattcaatataaaacacttacacccaaaaactttaaaatatgaaacattgagttttttgttgttccacaacttataaggggttttggttagtaaaggtcttactagaattctattcataatatagcatgtcgtgtttacgacttcggccaaaaaatatttgggtagactatgttcattcaacatggttcttgtcatttcttataaatttctattctttctttctactactccattttgttgatgatttcttaaagtagagaagttatggttgtatccattagattcataaaatttttgaaaatcacggttttgaaattcactatcgtgatcacttcgaattgatgaaatcatagaacccttttcattttgaacaagtttacaaaacttggtgaaaaatctaaagcattcacttttgtgtttcaagaaataagtccatatgtatctactataatcatctacaataacaaagtatatttgctacctcctaagcttgatgtagagattggtctgaataagtccatatggatcaattacaaaggtctagaggtgcttatttgattcttagatttgaagctaccctttatttgttttcctaattgacaagcattatacatattatctttaatgaacttgatatgaggaattcctcttataagttttttggatgaaatttgggtgcttagtttcatgctagcatgacctaatctcttataccaaagccaagcatcgtcattcaaaatcgagaaatacatttcattacaaagatcattgatgtcaatggtgtatacgttattttgttttaatgcaatcatagatgtggttttgtgtggtttttcaatgatgcaagcattagattcgaatttaacaatgtatcctttatcacacaattgactaatgctcaagaggttatgttttaaaccatcaactaactaaacatcttcaataaagaagttggatttgttacctatggttcctttgccaatgattttaccttgttgttatctctgaaggtgatagagcctttgtctatgctagtaagcttagagaattgagatggatctttggtcatataccttgagcatccactatcaatgtactatctcttactcctagcttgtggtgatgtatgtttctacaaaaaaggttaatttttagatacccatttgatcttgggtgcctcaaaaatcgatctaaagacagttagatgtgaagacagctttccttcatggtgatttgggggagaaaatttatatgaagcaaccaaaaggcttcaaagtcaaaggtaaagaaaacTTTGTCTACAAGTTAAAGAAGAGCTTgtttgggctaaagcaagctccaagatagtagtataaaaagtttgattcatttatgacagaaaatggatacaaaagaacgactttagatcattgtgtatacatcaaatggtttggtgagaattttattattctcttactttctgttgatgacatgcttattcttgagaaagatacgtctaaaattgacaggttgaagaatgaattgagtcttttgcaataaagGACATGGGGCTAGTAAAGCAAATACTAGACATACAGATTTTCCGTTACAGAAAAACCAAGACGATTTGGTTATCAtaggagaaatatatcgagaatgtattaaaaaggttcagtatgagcaatgcaaagccagttggttctcctattacaggtcacttcaagttgtgctcagaatagagtctATCAAGTAATAAGGAGAAGGAGAAACTGCAAAAGGtttcttatgcttcagtagttgaaagtttaatgtatgcaatggtatgtacgaggccagacatcgcatatgcagttggtattactagcaaatttcttgcaaatccaagcaaagaacactaggcagtagtgaagtggattttgagATATCTCAAagagagctctaaggtttgtttaagctttggaggtggaccacctatgttgacaggttacacagatgtagatatggcaagagatatagatacgagaaaatccacttcaggttatgtacttacttttatagtgggagctatgtcatgacaatccatgttgcaaaggtgtattgctctctccaccacataaGCAGAatatacagaggtatgcaaaaaaatgttatggatgaaagaattcttacaagaattggggctgaaacagaaaaattaagtgatgcattgtgacagccagagtaccatccatttgtgtaagaacctaatgttttattccaagtcaaagcatatatagaTGTTAGATACAATTGGAGtcgaaatatatttgaagagaagcaattgcaacttcagaaaattcacacagatgacaatggagcagacatgttgacaaaaaccttaccaaaaaaaagataggagatatgccaaCAGCtgatcggtatggcttcacattgaggagttttGGGATAACCTCTCTTATGGGCTGaatggggaggttgttgggctgacaacccacATTCAacccaaggtgggctttatcaacCCATAGcttaccccctcttaacctaatctTAATTCATATTAAAGGGCGGTGTGATGGCTACGAAAATAAGTATAAAAGAGCAGTAACGAGGGCAGCAAGGCACATCTTGGCAAtagcaaaaaggaggagaaaaagatagaaatccaagaagaaagaaagggaagaaaacaaggacaatgcagagagactctattctcaattatctagcagtgttcttatctcaggttagatcaaatctagattcttactgtgattacttggggagaattagggagaaTTTAGAATTTTGTGCACAATGACGTAATCTTTGTaagagattaagatttatatattcattattcttatagtggattatctctagtttgttccgtggtttttacccttcacatttgaggtgttttccatgtatattttgatattatatttaattGTAATTCTATTTAATTCTGTTGCGTGTTATagtctactagtatttgttcatatataaaaatttatttcattttatatctcatcacatgatatatcatGTCTCCTCTGGTGGGGAGAGAATGTAAATATAGCACCTAATCCATTCGAATTGTTGATGAAACACAGATTTCCTTCGAATCCCACGAGTCTAGCAGTGCGCGGATGCCACCGACTGGTGGGGGGGGGGTGCAGAGACCAACCTGAGCTCCTAATCGGACAAACTGAAGGCGAGAATTTTGCCCTCGGAGGGTGACCACTCACGTTTCATGGTGTCGATGAACCAGTAGATGGAGCCTTCAACACAAGCCGAAGGATTTTTTTGTGATGGGGTAAGGGGGAGCCACCGTGGCCctccatgcagcaggagttgtcccGACTGTAAAGACATCACAATCGAAGTGCGGTCGGACTGGCAGAATTAGTGGACTACTTTGTAGTTGTTAGTTCGTGGATCCAACCTGAATCCTAGGTTGTACTCGAGTTTGGGATCACACACAAGTCCTGCGGTAGGCAAGTCTAGGAGCTTTCGGGTGGCTGGGTTGCATAAGTATGTGCGAGACGGTGAAACGGAGACGAGAAGCAAACCATCGGAATGTAAAGAGTCGTCAATGCATCGTTTGATTCGTTCTGTGACTGTCTCAAAAAAAAGAGTAGCCTTGTCTAGGCGACcagcttcctcgtatctatacatTCTGATCCTGGAAGGCATCTCAGGGTACATACCGGCATTGTTTTGTCTCAGAACCGAACCCAGTAAGTCTCTCTCGAAGATCCTCTCACTCACCTCGTTATATGTTGAAGGAATGATAAGGTTGGTTGGATTCGTCTTTCTTGGTGCAGATGCGAAGTGATGAAGGACTTGCTGGAGATCGTCCGATGCCAATCTCTGGAGACGGACTTGAAACGCACGATAGATTTCACGGGGAGACACATCAAAATCATCGACACAAGATCCTCCGGGATGAAAACCACGACGTCGTCAGACCTCGGAGCCCATCGCGGGTTGCAACGGAGAATAGGGGTTTCCGCCATCTTCTTCCGACGAATAACACATAGTAGCATCATAAGAGATCAACAATGCATATTAGCTGCATTAATGGAGAATAGCAAGGAGGGAGGCCGCGTGGGTTACTTACCTTTTGTCTGCTGTCTTGGCTTTTCTTGGTGTTTCACCCACGCGGATGGATGCGTGGGTGGGTCCTCACTCTTCAATCTACCAAAACGAtcaaagacatatatatatatatatatatatatatatatatataaagaattcaATTCTACATAACATATGTAAGGAAATTCATAATAAAGAAAATCAAGAAGTTACATTGGGTAgcagtgaaatgaatattaagatatctaagagatacttccaagttgtgtttatattttggcaatgatgaacctatgttagaaggttacatagatgcagacatggcaggtaatactgattctaggaagtccacttcgggattcttgatgacatttacagGAGGAACAGTCTCTTGGCATTCTAAGttatagaagtgtgttgctctatcaaaaccatagaagcagaatacatagcaattactaaagcctgcaaggaagctttattgatgaaaaagtttctacaggaattgggcttgaaacgggaaggatatactatttactgtaatagtcagagtgtcattcacctctccaagaattcaacatactattctagatccaagcatattgatgtgagatattactggattcgtgatgtactTGAAttaaaagaattacagttgga
The window above is part of the Musa acuminata AAA Group cultivar baxijiao chromosome BXJ1-1, Cavendish_Baxijiao_AAA, whole genome shotgun sequence genome. Proteins encoded here:
- the LOC135679536 gene encoding putative F-box protein At2g02030 encodes the protein MAETPILRCNPRWAPRSDDVVVFIPEDLVSMILMCLPVKSIVRFKSVSRDWHRTISSKSFITSHLHQERRIQPTLSFLQHITRIRMYRYEEAGRLDKATLFFETVTERIKRCIDDSLHSDGLLLVSVSPSRTYLCNPATRKLLDLPTAGLVCDPKLEYNLGFRLDPRTNNYKVVH